In a single window of the Methanofollis ethanolicus genome:
- a CDS encoding dTMP kinase — MRRGKIICFTGIDGSGKTTLAKYLTDELHRRGVDTRYVYGRYQPAALRPLMYLGKLLFFRNKDMFQDYSDYAGSKKETAQEHTLLARLYQRLLFWEYALQLTLRVSLPVALFNRTLVCDRYIIDTIVTDLAVDFHYSEEEVEEVIRKMYGRFPRPDITFLIDLPEEVAMKRKDDTPSVRYLEERRRLYLMSAATVGAVVLDGSLPGETIRQSVLRYTGMAS, encoded by the coding sequence ATGAGACGAGGAAAGATCATCTGCTTTACCGGGATTGACGGGTCAGGGAAGACGACCCTTGCAAAGTATCTGACTGACGAACTGCACAGGCGTGGGGTCGACACCCGGTATGTCTATGGACGGTATCAGCCCGCCGCGCTCAGGCCCCTGATGTACCTGGGGAAACTCCTCTTTTTCCGGAACAAGGATATGTTCCAGGACTACTCCGATTATGCGGGGTCGAAGAAGGAGACGGCACAGGAGCACACCCTGCTCGCCCGCCTCTATCAGCGCCTCCTCTTCTGGGAGTACGCCCTCCAGTTGACCCTCAGGGTCTCCCTCCCGGTCGCCCTCTTCAACAGGACCCTTGTCTGCGACCGTTATATCATCGACACCATCGTCACCGACCTCGCCGTCGACTTCCACTACTCTGAGGAGGAGGTGGAGGAGGTGATCCGGAAGATGTACGGCCGTTTCCCGCGGCCAGACATCACCTTCCTGATCGATCTGCCCGAAGAGGTAGCAATGAAACGAAAGGACGACACGCCCTCTGTCCGGTACCTTGAGGAGAGGCGGCGGCTGTACCTCATGTCGGCGGCGACCGTCGGCGCCGTCGTCCTCGACGGGTCTCTGCCAGGCGAGACGATCAGGCAGAGCGTCCTCAGGTACACGGGGATGGCGTCATGA
- a CDS encoding pirin family protein has translation MTDRIGNAGTIGAGDVQWMTAGVGFVYPEMPKPVGGKMGGFQFRVNLPRSHRMMEPRYPEIRSEDHGGPRWGRSEVRVIAGWREGVDGPVREIVAEPDVFDVTMAPGAVFVHGVRLGHTVYAYVIGGSGRFGALDLREYQCALFGDGDEGTIGSPLSSLHFLFFSGRPIREPIAGSGSIVMNTNEELEEAFREYREGTFVRAR, from the coding sequence GTGACAGACCGCATCGGCAATGCCGGGACCATCGGTGCGGGAGACGTGCAGTGGATGACCGCAGGGGTGGGGTTCGTCTACCCGGAAATGCCCAAACCTGTCGGCGGAAAGATGGGTGGCTTCCAGTTCCGGGTGAACCTGCCCCGCTCGCACAGGATGATGGAGCCGCGCTACCCGGAGATCAGGTCGGAAGATCACGGTGGTCCGCGATGGGGACGGAGCGAGGTCAGGGTGATCGCGGGGTGGCGGGAGGGGGTCGACGGCCCTGTCCGGGAGATCGTCGCTGAACCCGACGTCTTCGACGTCACGATGGCACCGGGTGCAGTCTTCGTCCACGGCGTGAGGCTTGGGCACACTGTCTATGCCTATGTCATCGGGGGGTCGGGTCGTTTCGGGGCCCTGGACCTCAGGGAATACCAGTGCGCCCTCTTCGGTGACGGTGACGAGGGCACGATCGGTTCTCCTCTCTCTTCCCTGCATTTCCTGTTCTTCTCGGGCAGGCCCATCCGCGAACCGATCGCCGGGTCGGGCTCGATCGTGATGAATACCAATGAGGAACTTGAGGAGGCGTTCCGCGAGTACAGGGAGGGGACGTTCGTCCGGGCCCGCTGA
- a CDS encoding glycosyltransferase family 4 protein, producing MRVGLFTTDFPYKKPFVDEVPEGGAYVRSGVGEVVYHLALELEKLGHEIGIFTTSADRDDHTEETGGITVFRYGKDLKLAETEISLKYLRGRDTPSLDVIHLHAGSPPATLAALGHLRKNRTPFVVTHHLDPDMGSGNLLRRALLYGYSGYYLRQSFAKSDRIIALSQEVVASSPHLRPFRDRISVIPNGIDIAELETPLAKKECRNRLGLPDEGTIVLFLGNLVPRKGPHVLLTSMQTVLREAPDTTLVLAGTITPFGEGLREEARALSLEKNVVFTGTVGEETKKMLYHAADIFALPSFGEAYPLTILEAAACGLPAVVSGLAVFRAQVRDGENGLFSRTGDPGDLGAKILRLIAAREERERMGRNARSAVQNLNWDRIAAAHQAVYEEVLR from the coding sequence ATGCGGGTGGGACTGTTTACGACCGATTTCCCCTATAAAAAACCCTTTGTGGACGAGGTCCCCGAAGGCGGTGCCTATGTCAGGAGCGGCGTCGGCGAGGTCGTCTATCACCTTGCCCTGGAACTGGAGAAACTCGGCCATGAGATCGGGATCTTCACGACCTCGGCCGACAGAGACGACCACACCGAGGAGACGGGCGGGATTACGGTTTTCCGGTACGGGAAAGACCTGAAACTTGCGGAGACCGAGATCTCCCTGAAGTACCTGCGGGGGCGGGACACCCCGTCCCTCGACGTCATCCACCTCCACGCCGGGTCGCCGCCTGCCACCCTTGCGGCACTCGGCCATCTCAGAAAAAACCGGACGCCCTTTGTCGTCACCCATCACCTCGACCCCGACATGGGGTCGGGAAACCTCCTCAGGCGGGCATTGCTGTACGGCTATTCAGGATATTACCTGAGACAGTCTTTTGCAAAGAGCGACCGGATCATCGCCCTGTCGCAGGAGGTCGTCGCCTCGTCCCCGCACCTCCGGCCTTTCCGGGATCGGATCAGCGTCATCCCGAATGGGATCGATATCGCCGAACTGGAGACGCCCCTCGCGAAAAAAGAGTGCAGGAACAGGTTAGGACTCCCGGACGAGGGAACGATCGTCCTCTTCCTCGGGAACCTCGTGCCCCGGAAAGGGCCGCACGTCCTCCTCACGTCGATGCAGACCGTCCTCAGGGAGGCGCCCGACACCACCCTCGTCCTTGCCGGGACGATCACGCCCTTCGGGGAGGGCCTCAGGGAAGAGGCGCGGGCCCTCTCCCTGGAGAAGAACGTCGTCTTCACCGGGACCGTGGGGGAGGAAACGAAAAAGATGCTGTACCATGCCGCGGACATCTTTGCCCTCCCCTCCTTCGGGGAGGCGTACCCCCTCACCATCCTGGAGGCGGCCGCGTGCGGACTGCCGGCGGTGGTGAGCGGGCTTGCAGTCTTCAGGGCCCAGGTCCGCGACGGCGAGAACGGACTCTTCAGCAGGACTGGCGATCCTGGGGACCTCGGCGCAAAAATTCTCCGCCTGATCGCTGCGAGGGAGGAGAGGGAGAGAATGGGCAGGAATGCACGGTCTGCCGTGCAGAACCTGAACTGGGACAGGATCGCCGCGGCACACCAGGCAGTCTACGAGGAGGTGCTCAGGTGA
- a CDS encoding ferredoxin: MVRITIDREDCTGCALCWETCPDVFEESPDDTLSQIVGEYRAGGDPAEGEAPEELEDCVREAAEGCPVEVIHIS, from the coding sequence ATGGTACGGATCACTATTGACCGCGAGGACTGCACGGGGTGTGCCCTGTGCTGGGAGACCTGTCCTGATGTGTTTGAGGAGAGCCCTGACGACACGCTGAGCCAGATCGTCGGAGAATACAGGGCCGGAGGGGATCCTGCGGAGGGAGAGGCGCCCGAAGAACTGGAAGACTGCGTGCGGGAGGCCGCGGAGGGGTGCCCGGTCGAGGTCATCCATATCTCCTGA
- a CDS encoding glycosyltransferase family 4 protein, with product MRVGIIGPLSGEEDEGFRNVTARFVEHLGNRHDVIPLDVGGISSPLFWKMVRDVSPDVVHYMTAPTFSSFLALKAARALSRNDTKLVMSALHPNCLPVLRNPVVRALVPRFPPDLIITQSPEASRLLKETGARVRLLPHGVDTVRFRPVAVGEKGRLREKYDLDRDVFVLLHVGHVKPDRGLGQLLRLQQTIPDCQVVIVGSPRFARDRKYAAYLREHGCIVMEGYYSRIEELYQLADCYVFPRGKTLFLPLTVMEAMACNLPVVTAPFDGITPFFPEGKGLFVARSGEEYSGYVRMALEERGTVATREKVLPCSWGRVADEISGMYRTLCGGRP from the coding sequence GTGAGGGTCGGCATCATCGGCCCCCTCTCCGGCGAGGAGGACGAGGGGTTCAGGAATGTCACCGCACGGTTTGTCGAACACCTCGGCAACCGCCACGACGTCATCCCCCTCGACGTCGGCGGGATCTCCTCCCCCCTCTTCTGGAAGATGGTGCGGGACGTCTCCCCCGATGTCGTCCACTACATGACAGCACCGACATTCTCCAGTTTCCTGGCGCTGAAGGCGGCGAGGGCCCTCTCCAGAAACGACACGAAACTGGTGATGTCGGCCCTGCACCCGAATTGCCTCCCTGTGCTCAGGAACCCGGTCGTCCGCGCTCTCGTCCCCCGTTTCCCGCCCGACCTCATCATCACCCAGTCGCCGGAGGCATCCCGCCTCCTGAAAGAGACCGGGGCGCGGGTACGGCTTCTTCCGCACGGCGTCGATACCGTGAGGTTCAGGCCGGTTGCTGTGGGTGAGAAGGGGAGGCTGCGGGAGAAGTACGACCTCGACAGGGACGTCTTCGTCCTCCTCCATGTCGGCCACGTCAAACCCGACCGCGGCCTCGGACAACTTCTCCGGCTCCAGCAGACTATCCCGGACTGTCAGGTCGTCATCGTCGGGAGCCCCCGCTTCGCGCGGGACCGAAAATATGCAGCGTACCTCAGGGAGCACGGGTGCATCGTCATGGAGGGATATTACAGCCGGATCGAGGAACTCTACCAGCTTGCCGACTGCTACGTCTTTCCCCGGGGAAAGACGCTCTTTCTCCCCCTCACGGTCATGGAGGCGATGGCCTGCAACCTCCCGGTGGTTACCGCCCCCTTCGACGGGATCACGCCGTTCTTCCCTGAAGGGAAGGGCCTCTTCGTCGCCAGGTCGGGAGAAGAGTATTCAGGATATGTGCGCATGGCACTGGAGGAGAGAGGGACAGTCGCAACACGGGAGAAGGTGCTCCCCTGCTCCTGGGGCCGCGTGGCCGACGAGATCAGTGGCATGTACCGAACGCTCTGCGGAGGAAGACCATGA
- a CDS encoding alkaline phosphatase family protein, with protein sequence MTRLAVIGIDSMDSLLVDAFIDDLPNLRRLKEASPPIAMHSVFPPDSDTAWATIYTGLNPAEHGVVHFVDPLEKTSIYQTDYLDSSLVRGRTFWDAAGEAGKKVCVVNPHIGYPVWAVNGTMVSRSPKNTGVQAYPETAAVIAGDGLLMPDRIPDSKGEYQEYLERLESVVRKEAAVAGDLMRSTRWDLFFFYSSALDFVQHIFWNYCDPKDPMYPGDDNPFRDTIRHFYRTYDEVVGSLTTDLPPDTAVIVMSDHGHTMRPSDLVNINEVLRLKGYLVANNGISAPIKNAGEKAKRAAVNIIQRTALRGTALRILRKHPGIKEYYTVPSSIDFGRTVAHCTDLSGMKAYNYGGILVAREKLGEKRYDEVRREIIDLLTSYTLPGGAPAFEWVREREALYQGRHLDKYPDILFKLREGYGAGWAIHESVFSTSNTHSFYPGSHRGDTPVFFLRAPGASNQPLTEAGLEDVSPTILEILGIGGDGRGGSGKSLI encoded by the coding sequence ATGACGCGGCTTGCCGTGATCGGGATCGACAGCATGGACTCCCTGCTTGTCGACGCCTTTATCGACGACCTGCCGAACCTCAGGCGACTGAAGGAGGCATCACCGCCGATCGCCATGCACTCGGTCTTTCCCCCGGACTCTGACACGGCATGGGCGACCATCTACACCGGCCTGAACCCGGCTGAGCACGGGGTGGTCCACTTCGTCGACCCCCTGGAGAAGACCTCGATCTACCAGACAGACTACCTCGACTCATCCCTGGTGCGGGGCAGGACCTTCTGGGACGCTGCAGGGGAGGCAGGAAAGAAGGTCTGTGTCGTCAACCCGCATATCGGGTACCCCGTCTGGGCGGTCAACGGCACGATGGTGAGCAGGAGCCCGAAGAATACCGGCGTCCAGGCTTATCCCGAGACCGCCGCCGTTATCGCCGGCGACGGCCTCCTGATGCCCGACAGGATCCCTGACTCGAAAGGGGAATACCAGGAGTACCTCGAACGCCTCGAATCCGTCGTCAGGAAGGAGGCCGCCGTCGCCGGAGACCTGATGCGCTCGACCCGGTGGGACCTCTTCTTCTTTTATTCCTCGGCCCTCGACTTTGTCCAGCACATCTTCTGGAATTACTGCGACCCGAAGGATCCCATGTATCCGGGCGACGACAACCCCTTCCGGGACACCATCAGGCACTTCTACCGCACCTACGACGAGGTCGTCGGGTCCCTCACCACCGACCTCCCGCCCGACACCGCCGTGATCGTCATGAGCGACCACGGCCACACGATGCGGCCGTCAGACCTCGTCAACATCAACGAGGTCCTGCGGCTGAAGGGCTATCTTGTCGCGAACAACGGGATCTCGGCGCCGATAAAAAATGCCGGGGAGAAGGCGAAAAGGGCGGCGGTGAACATCATCCAGAGGACGGCACTCCGCGGGACCGCTCTCAGGATCCTCAGGAAACACCCGGGGATCAAGGAGTACTACACGGTCCCCTCGTCCATCGACTTCGGTCGGACGGTGGCGCACTGCACCGACCTCTCCGGCATGAAGGCCTACAACTACGGGGGGATCCTCGTTGCGCGGGAGAAACTGGGGGAGAAGCGGTACGACGAGGTGAGGAGGGAGATCATCGACCTCCTCACCTCGTACACCCTGCCAGGCGGTGCACCGGCCTTCGAGTGGGTCCGTGAAAGGGAGGCACTCTACCAGGGGCGGCACCTGGACAAGTACCCGGACATCCTCTTCAAACTGAGGGAGGGGTACGGTGCTGGTTGGGCGATCCACGAGTCGGTCTTCTCGACGTCGAACACCCACAGTTTCTATCCGGGTTCCCACCGGGGGGACACCCCGGTCTTCTTCCTCCGGGCACCCGGCGCCAGCAATCAGCCCCTGACAGAGGCGGGTCTGGAGGACGTCAGCCCCACGATCCTGGAGATTCTCGGAATAGGGGGAGACGGCAGGGGTGGGAGCGGAAAGAGCCTTATCTAA
- a CDS encoding glycosyltransferase family 4 protein, giving the protein MKILQIVPYCLPYHGGQERYVYNLSKYLVRHGHDVEIITSNYPYSQKCETSEGIRITRHRCLARPMRNPLTPAFMTLTRESRECDIVHTHNEHSTAAMAAAFLRNGRCAPLILTCHGQLIFGDNFRDTLEKVYSKTIGRGIFSRVDRIAVNSTDDRDYVLSINASVSDKIDILHNAIDPEFFDSVRGANGIFDLSGRTNLLYVGRLIRRKGLEWLIRAMAIIKQSGNGRDVRCILVGEGEDREYFERLIREQGVEGSVVLAGDVGLDELVYLYRHADLFVLPSLSEVCPTVVLEAMYFGMPVVTTDIPGVRDHFAGSALLVPPKDEASLARAILSVIDDKNLTARLARAGQDLVTGKYVWSRVSKAYESIYRSMGA; this is encoded by the coding sequence ATGAAAATACTCCAGATCGTTCCCTACTGTCTCCCCTATCATGGCGGGCAGGAGCGCTATGTCTACAACCTCAGCAAATATCTTGTCAGGCACGGCCATGACGTCGAGATCATCACCTCGAACTATCCATACAGCCAGAAGTGCGAGACCTCAGAAGGCATCAGAATAACCCGGCACCGCTGTCTCGCCCGCCCCATGAGAAACCCCCTCACCCCCGCGTTCATGACCCTGACGCGGGAGAGCAGGGAGTGCGACATCGTCCATACCCATAACGAACACAGCACCGCCGCCATGGCGGCTGCGTTTCTCAGGAACGGCAGGTGCGCCCCTCTCATCCTGACCTGCCACGGCCAGTTGATCTTCGGCGACAATTTCAGGGACACCCTGGAAAAGGTCTACAGCAAGACCATCGGCAGGGGCATTTTTTCCCGTGTGGACAGGATCGCCGTGAACTCCACGGACGACAGGGACTATGTCCTCTCCATCAACGCCTCCGTCTCGGACAAGATCGATATCCTCCACAACGCCATCGACCCCGAATTTTTCGACAGCGTCAGGGGCGCAAACGGGATCTTCGACCTCAGCGGCAGGACCAACCTCCTCTATGTCGGCAGGTTGATCCGGAGAAAGGGCCTGGAATGGTTGATCAGAGCGATGGCCATCATCAAGCAGTCGGGCAATGGCCGGGACGTCAGGTGCATCCTGGTCGGCGAGGGGGAGGACAGGGAATACTTCGAGCGCCTGATCAGGGAGCAGGGAGTCGAAGGGTCGGTGGTGCTGGCAGGCGACGTCGGTCTCGACGAACTCGTATACCTGTATCGGCACGCCGACCTCTTTGTCCTCCCATCACTCTCCGAAGTCTGCCCGACCGTCGTGCTGGAGGCGATGTACTTCGGCATGCCTGTCGTCACGACCGACATTCCCGGGGTTAGGGACCACTTCGCGGGATCTGCTCTCCTTGTGCCGCCGAAAGACGAGGCATCGCTCGCGCGCGCGATCTTGAGCGTCATCGACGATAAGAACCTGACGGCCAGACTCGCCCGGGCAGGACAGGACCTGGTCACCGGGAAATATGTCTGGAGCCGGGTCTCGAAGGCCTACGAGTCGATATACCGCTCGATGGGGGCGTGA